From the Psychrilyobacter piezotolerans genome, one window contains:
- a CDS encoding ATP-binding cassette domain-containing protein, which translates to MGKDIKIKNLKKSFNRKGILNIPELTFRNGGISYLLGENGAGKSTLLNILAKIDRDYQGRIDDSFSEEEISLVDANPYMLKGDVYKNIAYPLKIRKRVNIEKRMEDLLEIFNLKALKNKEASKLSSGETQKVAIVRALSFSPKLLMLDEPTANLDKGAKLELIDILKKYNQGGTTIIVVTHDHSFFENLKGEKIVLEKLGVE; encoded by the coding sequence ATGGGGAAAGATATTAAGATTAAAAATTTAAAAAAAAGTTTTAATAGGAAGGGTATTTTAAATATTCCGGAACTTACTTTTAGAAATGGCGGAATCAGTTATTTGCTAGGGGAAAATGGAGCAGGGAAATCCACCTTATTAAATATTCTAGCCAAGATAGACAGGGATTATCAGGGCAGGATAGATGACTCTTTTTCAGAAGAAGAGATTTCATTGGTGGATGCAAACCCGTATATGCTAAAAGGAGATGTCTATAAAAACATCGCATACCCGCTGAAGATCAGAAAAAGAGTAAATATAGAGAAGCGTATGGAAGATCTTTTGGAGATCTTTAATTTAAAGGCATTAAAAAATAAGGAAGCTTCTAAACTCTCAAGCGGGGAAACCCAGAAGGTTGCAATTGTAAGAGCACTTTCCTTTTCCCCAAAACTATTGATGTTGGATGAACCTACAGCAAATCTGGATAAAGGGGCTAAGCTGGAACTTATAGATATTTTGAAAAAATACAACCAGGGAGGCACTACTATAATTGTTGTAACTCACGATCATAGTTTTTTTGAGAATTTAAAGGGAGAAAAAATAGTCCTGGAAAAATTAGGGGTGGAATAA
- a CDS encoding molybdopterin molybdotransferase MoeA yields the protein MNFLKVTDIDEIEELILKKIPSLKGKKEMCKLEDSLGRVLCENIAADLNVPEFNRSTVDGYAIKSRESLGASQGIPAFFTIKGEVLMGEDSSKKLERGEAVYVPTGAMIPEGADSMIMIEFCEILEDTLLVHKPVSSFENIMVMGEDVREGDIILKKGAVITPENVGVLASLGIYELPVFKKFRFSIISTGDEIIGEDEEYRMGKIRDINSYTLSLAIQKFGVVVEKKIVKDNFETILEEVRKSTKRSDIVLISGGSSAGNYDYTSRVISELDGGEVFVHGISIKPGKPTIIGRSNDKLIFGLPGHPISSMVVFNIVVKKLIESLYFCGDSDDYYYGVLSHNLHSTPGRTTYQMINKTVENNEIIINPIFGKSGMITLMTKSNGYIVLGSNIEGLEKGSRVRVYRF from the coding sequence ATGAACTTTCTAAAGGTAACCGATATAGATGAGATAGAAGAATTAATTTTAAAAAAGATACCATCCCTTAAAGGAAAAAAAGAGATGTGTAAACTGGAAGATTCCCTGGGCAGGGTACTGTGTGAAAACATTGCAGCTGACCTGAATGTTCCTGAATTTAACAGGTCAACAGTGGATGGATATGCCATAAAATCCAGGGAATCCCTGGGAGCTTCCCAGGGGATCCCGGCATTTTTCACCATAAAAGGTGAGGTTTTGATGGGGGAAGATAGTTCTAAAAAACTGGAAAGGGGGGAAGCTGTATATGTCCCCACAGGTGCCATGATCCCAGAGGGTGCAGATTCCATGATTATGATAGAGTTTTGCGAGATACTGGAAGATACTCTGCTGGTTCATAAACCGGTAAGCAGTTTTGAAAATATAATGGTTATGGGAGAAGATGTAAGGGAAGGCGATATTATCCTGAAAAAAGGGGCTGTTATAACCCCTGAAAATGTAGGAGTTTTGGCATCTTTAGGGATATACGAACTTCCGGTATTTAAAAAATTCAGGTTTTCTATAATTTCCACAGGAGACGAGATTATAGGAGAGGATGAGGAGTATAGGATGGGAAAAATCAGGGATATAAACTCCTATACCCTTTCCCTGGCTATTCAGAAATTTGGAGTCGTGGTAGAGAAAAAAATAGTTAAAGATAATTTCGAAACTATATTGGAAGAGGTGAGGAAATCAACCAAAAGATCCGATATAGTGCTCATTTCAGGGGGAAGTTCTGCCGGGAACTACGATTATACCAGCAGGGTTATCTCGGAATTGGACGGGGGGGAAGTCTTTGTTCACGGGATCTCTATAAAACCCGGGAAACCTACTATTATCGGGAGATCCAACGATAAACTTATCTTTGGTCTGCCCGGTCATCCCATCTCCTCCATGGTTGTTTTTAATATTGTCGTAAAAAAACTTATTGAAAGTTTATATTTTTGCGGGGATAGTGATGATTATTACTATGGGGTTTTATCCCATAACCTTCACTCTACCCCCGGACGGACAACATATCAGATGATAAATAAAACTGTTGAAAACAATGAGATAATTATTAATCCTATTTTCGGGAAATCAGGGATGATAACTCTTATGACTAAATCCAACGGATATATCGTACTGGGGAGTAATATAGAGGGCTTAGAAAAAGGAAGCAGGGTAAGGGTATATAGATTTTAG